A stretch of DNA from Arachis hypogaea cultivar Tifrunner chromosome 19, arahy.Tifrunner.gnm2.J5K5, whole genome shotgun sequence:
GAATTCTCtatttatatttgttaaaaattgAGACCGAATTGCAAGTCAGAGTACAATATATCACAGAGTACGTATTGAGTACtaaatcatataaattaaaactatttttttctcttcatcCCTTCTAAGATATActgatattaataaaaataaaaataaataaatttattaataaaaatattaaataaaagatatattgatatttttaaatttaaaccatATAATTTGAACCGATAATTTGATTCTAtacaattcaataaataaaaaataattaaaaccaaACCAAAAGAATTTAAGAATTGGGACACTTATTTCAATTAGGTGGCGGAAGACATAAGAATGTCTCTATTTAACTGGCggccaaaccctaaaccattcaCCTCTCGTTTTTTGTCAAGGGTGTCTTTATTTAACTGGCGGGTAAATCCTAAACCTTTCCGTCCTTCACCTTGTCTTTATTTAACGGGCGGGAAAATTCTAAACCCTTCACctcccttcttcttttttgtctttATTTAAATGGCGGGCAAACCCTAAAACCTTCACCTCCCCTTCTTCGTTTTTGTCACTTCTtcgtttaatttattattataatgcatatattataataaattaaatttttttataatatatgcatataataaattttctatttatatttgttGAAAATTGAGACCGAATTGCAAGTCAGAGTACAGTATATCACATCACAGAGTACGTAGTGAGTACTAAATCATATAAATtaagactatttttttttttcttcatcccTTCTAAggtatacttttttttccttaaaaatcgCTTCATTCTTAATTTTTGTATGTAAACCATATGaatgcaaaaaaatatatatatatttcatttacTCTCAATCTTTCTTTGACTGTGTCTTAATCCAGTATAAATAAACATCTTTTGTACTATTACAAATTGTTAAAAAAGTTATAACCACTTTTCTTATAGTTATCATAAAAATGAAAGAATTTTTGGCATGGTTAATTATGAGTcattttttcttgcaattttatagagaaaaaaataaaagtaatccatcattaattttttttttttgtgacaatacatcattaatttaataaatgaaaaaagatacaaagagataaaaaaaattaataaaagtagaCAAATAGCTGAAAAAAGAGAATGGAATAAGAAAGAAGACGAAGTGATTGGAAGTGCGAAATAGGAATAAGAAAACATAAATCGTGGTAGCCAGGAGGAATTTATATTCAGAGCTTTTTCTTCATAAACTGTGGTGATCAAGCACGGTTTATGGCTGAAAACCGTCCAAAACTCTCACAGTTTATGAACAAATCCGAAACCGTTGATAGCTCCCAcggtttacataataaataaaacaggACACTCACGTAAAGAAATTCTATTTGTTGCAATCGGGTAAAGATTtttctcatttaatttatttaaatatattgccCAAATAGTAATGCAGAAGCCAGAGAGAGTTTTGAGCCTGAGTTCCCGCAGTTCAATTGCTTTACCATTTTTAATTGGAATCCAATGGAATGAAACATAAACTTTACCATTTGGTTGATTCCAGTATTTCATTAAAACATGAGTAATATGAACTACCGAGTATATTAGGTGGGCAATGTAATCATAAATGCTATACATATGTTCCAATTTCCTTCAACGACTTTCATTTTTCTATGTAACATGTAGCTGGAATTATTTCCTTATGCTGAAAAATTATTCAATGGATTCAACTTGGTTTACATAAAGTATACTTATCCGTCAATTATATAAGCGTATGGTATGTAACTATGTATCAAATGTGTAATTTCATCACAAATCTTACAATGACAACAACATATACAACCTCACAAACAAAAGGCGTAGTCATAAGTTTAATTTAGAGGTTAATTTTGACGTACTaacagtgtaaaatattttacacagtcATACAATTACATTTGTTCTTTTGGATGATCATTCACGCAATCAATATAAAATGTAACTATTTTTACTAATGTAGCGTTACGAAATTAAAtgcatgtataaaattattttacactgacaatgcaacaaaattaaattcttaatttataaaccaaaacgagagaaggaaaaagaaaacctTTTTTAAAGCATTGTTAGTAAAGAACTAAAGTAAACTCTCCAACTACTACAATAAAAAAAGTTTGTTAAGTCCAAATTACCCTCATTGTAGTCTTTTCTATTTGGACCCTTTTCCATATTTTATTGTAACAGTTGATTGTAggattatttttagttgtttaaaGAACAATTCCGTGTAAAAGTTTTAATTTCGTCGCTAATTTTGTTTTTTCAGTAGATAAACAAAGTCATAAATAGACATCCAAACAAAcataagttataattttttttttatgaattttagttttagaagcaACAAAATGGTAAGggaaaagaaagtaaaatttGTAACATTAGCCAGTAGAGGTGTTTGCGACGCGATTTGGATCAATTTTGAGTAAAAAACTCATCCGATCCAAACACTAATTTTACTTGCAGTGCAATTTAGATTGGatgacttttaaaaaaaaaaatccgatccgatccgatccaatttcaagcagtttgaattggattggatttacagttttgtaaattaaaaaaattaaatacatataacaagtcttacgtcaaattttaaataaataacaatgatataacaagtcttaacaatatcttaaaaagtcAACGACAACATAACAATAGAATTAAAATGATAGGTTAgttaatgtaaataaataaataaataatattttgaacataaaatatttattaaataataataatacatgaataatataaaaatgtataacaaattgaacatgttataagtataattgtaaatataataataaaataataatattataacacattGTGCAGTTTAGATTGGATTGGACCGGTTATGAAAggtagatccgaaatccgatccaatccagcggtttacaacaaataaaattcaatcaaatccgaattagtacGGTTTTAATCGATTTTCGGTTTAAATTGAATTAGATGAACGATTTAATTTAGATTGGTTTAGATTTGAACACCCCTATTAAGCACCCCTATTAAGCAGTACACACCACTTCTAGAGTATTTTGTTAGAgcctaattataaattttttttccacttaaaacagattttataaaatataataagacATGTGATACCTATCTAGAGTAAAAGTCATAATAGTTTTAAAAGACTTCTCTTAGACATTAAAAAATTGAAGATTATGCCTCAACTTCATTGATCTTTTCTTACTTATTTTTTGTAGGAGGATCACTTATCCTCCCTTCTTGTGACATTTTTTtctccttctatatatatatcaaaaactaagttaaaaaagaaaaaagaaacaattCCCAacgttatattataccaagataaagaaaaagaacaatGACTCTGCACGAAAAAGCAATCCACTCAACTTTTTGGTACATCCACTCAAATCAGAAAGTTCCAATAACTGTCACATGTTAAACTGTAATTGGTTGTTGTTACACAAGTACAACTACCCCAAGAGGTTGAACAGATAACATTGAAAACATCTTATATAGGTTTAATCTTGAAGTGAAGGGAAATAAGAGAGAACACAAAGCATTTCAAATCCTGCAAATGCATGAAAATATGATCAGAATAAACGCAAGTCAGGTGTTGTTTACAGCAAGTAAAACTAAATAATTGCATTCCAAGGAGAACCCACTAATGAATGATTATGTAAATTAACTTTTACGATCCATTATCACGCTATCTGTCATGTTTAGAAGTTAGGTACTCATTCGGATTTAGCTTTGATTACGTACTAATCATATTCAAAACTAGTCTGGAGTCCTAATTCAACCATATAAGATGTCATTTTACTTATTGAGCTCTCATTCATGAAAATTCCTAATGTAAAAGTCTACAAAAACGTCAATGATAACACTATGTATGACTTTTAAATAGACACAAACCTATTGCACAAAATAGCCCAAAGCATGCTTCAACCAATGACATGAAATAAACTTTGCACAACGAGTCAATAAAAAACACTCTAATTCATGAACAAAAGATAACAATTGTTACTCTACTTCTCACTCAAGCGAACTTCTCTAATATAATCACCAGGGTCAGAATAATTCTTAATAACTTCCAACTAAATCTACATTTGACCTTAACTCAACATTTAGCTCCGTTTGGCCTATATGACAGTAGAAGAACAAAATCCTCAGTCGATTTGATTATTGATTTCCTTTATTTACCTATGGTAAAAGAGAAAAATTGCATGAAATATCTGTGTAATGCTCTAGGATCTATGACAAATGTGAACGCTCCTGTGGGAGAGTTAGAGCTCCTCAAGTCTCTACACGTTTTCTCAAGCGACAACACAAGGATCCACCTTGCTTCAGATCTTTTATTCCATAACCTCCCCTTGTTACCACCGTTCCTCCCCAAAAATAACTAACTTCCTTCAAATAGTGGCTGCATTATTAGTTACAGCAGTTCAAATATGGAGCCCAATTCCCCTCCCTCCTGTTAATTCTTACATACACTTCTCCTACAAATGGTTACTTAACATATTTTCCTTCAACTCAAACATGAGATCATATGATCTTCTCTCTGCATCATATGTCAAAAACTAATGCTTATTATTCCATGCATAATGAATATCTTAATTTCACAAGAAATATGAAAGGAATTTTCTACTAGCTGTCAAGCATTCTCTTCATCTAGTTGATTGAGTTGAATAAATGTATATATTTCAAGGTAAGAAATTCACAATATTGAAACATATAGTAAAATGTCAATGAAGAAGGTGCACAACAGAGAACATGGAAGAGAAGTACTGGATAGGAAATCAGCTGTTAACTAATTCTGTTAAAAATTGTAATGACACGAACAGAATGAGAGGAGAGGAAAATAGGAGATTGGCCAAAGCTTGGAGACGGATTTCAAAGTCAGAAAGGAAGTTAGGTCATGAAAGAAGGCAAAACTCTCAAAAGTTCCTTTAATATGACTCTGAGTTAAACATgtataaaagaaagaaacatgAAAGTAAAATCAATGAGAATAAAGTGGACAGGAATGAAGTTGTGAAGAGTTTGGACGGTGCTATATAGACTACTGCAACTTTTTTTGGCATCATAAAGACACAAGATGAGTTGTTTGCCAAAGAGTTGCCCAAAAATATCTAATTGGGCATTAAGGATTATTGTTTTTTAGAAGAGAGAACACAAAAAGGAGCTAAGACAAGAAGGTGCTTATAGAGTTAAAATCTTTTCTTCAGTGATAGTAACAGCAAAAAAACTGGAAATCAAGTCAGATCATCTAGCACAGGAGCGATATAAAATTGATATAATGATCATATGATATGCTTTTAGTTCATCTACTTCCAGATATAGCATTTGACCAAAGCAAAAAGCATACGAAACACCATTTAAGCGGTGATGAAAGTTAGTTAGAAAATTTCTACCAGAAGCATCTCCATAGAGAAgttggtgtgtgtgtgtgtgtgtgtgtgtataagtGAATATAGTAAGAATGAAATAGAATAAATGTTCACTTTTTCCAGgaggagaaaacaaaaacaaagtttTGCACTTTACTATATACAAACAACTggtgcaaggattatttctcagTATAAATATTTGCAGCAACCAAAGGTGAAAAAAGGGGACATATGCACCATACAAAATTACCTAGACAGGATCTGACAAAATAAATCCATCAAAAGCAACTATCAATCAGCTTACCTGAACAAGGTAGTAAAAGATGCGAAGACCTTCTGGATCTGCACTACTCTGAACATCCACCAGAGACCCAATCTTGGAGGTTGTGAAGGAGATGTGCTCGTTTCCCATCACAATCTCAAGCTCCTGCCTGCCAACACGGTCAGGTTCCGGCCAGTTGTTATCATCTTCCTTCATGATCTGAACAAGACCAACTCATCAGAAAGCAgaacaaagcaaaaacaaaaaccCTCAAAAGACTTTTGAGAAGGAATGGGTTAAAATACTCAAAATAGGCATCGCTCAAGTGACGGGTTATGAACTAACAAGGCACCACAGAATCAAATTAGAAAATCTACATGATAGTTATTGCAGCATAGTGTGTCATGGCTATGTTTCCATTGTTATCCAAGCACAGCTTGGTTCAAAATGAAATAAGAGGAGTTTAGCAGTCTGTTAGATGTATGCATCTAGAGGAAGAACATGCAAAAAATAATAATGCCCAAACATCTTTACTTGAGAGACAATCCTTTTCCTAACCTATGGCACAATCTTAAACTATTACATAAAATCATGAATAGTAAAAGAAGCTTGCAAGTTTTCATAAAGATGAACGGTTTATGGGTGTAAACTTGTAGTGAGAACATATTCTGGGTGCTGCTGCTCCACGTGATGCAATCTTCTTATAAGTACCATATCAGGACTGTTCAAAAGGTTTCTGGTGCCGGCAATTCGGCAAAAATAACACTATATTCTATCATAAGATCAACAAAACGGCAAACACTACAAATATACAGCAATTTCTTAATTCAGCTCATCATTATCAACATGCTTAAACGAATTGTACCATAGATGTCGAAC
This window harbors:
- the LOC112776439 gene encoding protein mago nashi homolog → MTSEEENGEFYLRYYVGHKGKFGHEFLEFEFRPDGKLRYANNSNYKNDTIIRKEVYLTPAVLRECRRIISDSEIMKEDDNNWPEPDRVGRQELEIVMGNEHISFTTSKIGSLVDVQSSADPEGLRIFYYLVQDLKCFVFSLISLHFKIKPI